In Cheilinus undulatus linkage group 3, ASM1832078v1, whole genome shotgun sequence, the genomic window TAATGTCATGTGGGGCGTTAGCACcaccccaggtttggttggccgtccccacttggaagaaagttccaccctactctcctgatcctccaaccagctggcagctgagagcaggatcaggagagccacatctgttaagccacatccatttcctaagaggggcggagtcagacggcttattaacatttaaagccacggaCACAGAGACAGCACGTtcagagcagggctgaaacagaagggttTTTTATACATACAAATTCCAATATCGGAGTGTTTTTTcaccaacaaacttcacaggcatgttttgggaacctctgagaccaatataaacttatcttacaggggtaaaatatgtggccTTTATCTTTAGGCAGGATCAActgacagctgaagtctttatGTGTGTTCATCCTATTTACTTTAACTTTGAAGTGTATTCTAGAGATTGAAATTTATtgctttgttcatccttaaactgtgtttcaaggactgaagtgttaggtctgaactacatttatgtATTGCTAAAATTAATTGATTTGTAAATATGCCTTTATCATATAAAccccaatatcatgcatccctggtcaaactaataaatacaaTAAGGTACAAattttatgttcttatgtgggcatttttttaaaatggatttcttgcaggccaattTAAACGGACCAATGGCCACAGTTGACCCATGGCCGGTAGTTTGGACACACCTTATGTATTTACTGATACTCAAAGTAATAGGAAAATATTTCCTACATTATTAGACATTCATTAAACATAGAGTCTGATTCATATTGACCTATCACACTGGTAATGATGTTTATAAagctaatgtaaatgaacaaattcctcttttctctctaaccCAGTGtcacaaaaacatcagaaacattAGAGTGGAATGAtatataaaacaaagaaatctaTCTCCAGAATGTGTATTTACCCTAACAATTCATGAAGTTTATGCAGTGTAGGGCTGTATTGATCTACTCCTCAGTGTTCCTGTCACTCTCCCTCATCTCTGTCATACACTGCTGTCTATCCATGTCATATCAGACCTGGATGCTAAATTCAGGCGTGTATTTGTGAACAACAGCAGCTACAATATTATTGAAGGGAAAATGCATAATTTTATACATTAACCTTTTTATCAGAAGTTAGAGCAGACTGAGCactctgtcctctcactgacagtTCACCCACGCTGATTGTCCATGCGTAATTGGAGAGGAGAACGGAGAAGTAAGCTAGCAGATATTCGTTTTAAACATCATCTAGTCTACGTGCCTTCATTAAAAAGAAACTGGGGATTAAAGCAGCGCTCCTCTGAAACGTAACGACCGTCTGTACTGCGTATGCCCTGAGCCTGCCCCATCTGTATTAGCTGCTTCAGGTCACTCTCTTGCCATTGTATCAGATGGGAGatgttgtactggcaaattgTGTCACTTTCATTCTGAAATAGATGGTGTCTCAGAAGAACGCTCTATGAGAATGGCCATCAGAGATTTACAGTCTACAACCAGACTGTCTTGGCCCTTTCGGTAGAAGTCCAAATAATTTAATGGACTGCTTGTTATGATGAGCCACATGAGTACATAACAGCTGTTCTCTTGTGCCTTTGAGACCTCACAGACCTTTGTTTATCGTGTTTGCTTTTGTATTACATGAAAGGCCTTGGCTACGATGTAAATGCTGTGTCTTTATAATATTTGCATATAAAACACTGAAGTGTAACCTGAAAACCCTGACaagatttaaatgtgtaatttgaCGTAGTTTAATACAGAAGCACATGGCTGTTTCATGATAGATAAATCTcttatgtttgtttaaaaatctaacTTTTTTTGCCCCCCAACAGCGCATCAAAATTCCCAAGACTGATTCCTCCTCTAACGCCTTccacaattttgatttttacctGTCTAATGTGGGCAAAGATAACCCTCAGGGAAGCTTTGAGTGCATCCATCAGTATGTGTCGAGGTAAAGGCAATCACTGGCCCACTCAATCTGCTGTTACTGTCTTATCATATATTGCTAGAGGGTAGTTGCTCTCCACCtcactttttctgtctcttaCTCTCCCTTTGTCTCCAGCTCAGGGGCCTCACACCTGGCATTGTTGGCGACGGTACAGGACAAGGTCACCGTGTGCGCCACTAATGACTCCTACCAGGTGACCCGAGAGCGCATGGCCCAGGCTGTGGAAGACACACGTGAACGTGGGACCAAAGTCATCAAGCCTGGGGGCCAGTACAGAGGTAAGACCCTCGCTTCATTCTGACTGGCGCACCTGCTGCTGTCAGATGTCAGATTAGATCCCCAGCATTGCTCTACATCCTATCAAcacctcttttctctttcaagCTTGGCCCCTTTTGAGAGACTGAATGGGTGAAAGCTGACAGCCTGGCTCCATACAAAGCCATTATTGCAACTGACTAAGCCATTTTGTCGTCTCAGTATTTTCCAGATTAGCAGTCAGACTGATAAGGGGCAAAGGTGGCAGGTGAagctatttctgttttattgacaCAAGGCTTGCCAAGTGATACAGAAAGTGTCACAGTAAAGGCACCAAGTGCTGCTTTTATTCAGCATCACATGCAGCTAGTTAAGACTTGCCTTTTATGTTTTAGTTGCATATGACCACTTTCCTGAACTCTGTAACACCCAGCTGCCTGGTTCAcacaagtacaagtaaaagGTTGTCTTTTATAGTCTAAATTTAGCTAATAAAATCTTAAGCTTTAGTCATGTGTCTTATCCAGCTCACAGCAGGTAGGACAAGGAATGTAAAACTGAAGATCTTACTGATGTAATGCTCTGTACCAAACGTGCTGTTTTGTTAGACATAGCTGACTCTCAACTTCAAAACAAATACAGGCTAAAGGCACAGACCAGCTGCTGGACAGGAAAGACAAGCTTGCGCATTTCCGAGGTTTAAATAAACAATGAATGACACTGTCAGTGTGCTTATGCAGTTTAAGGGCAAGGTATTATGGGTAAGATAACAGGAAAAAATAGCATACCAGTAAAGGAAACCTCAAAGGAAGAGTGGTGGCCCTTTGAAAGGCACATTACGTTTGCATGTTAGCAGACTAATAAACCACTGAGGACTCTGAATATATTTTAGTGGCCTTTTATGAACACCAGGAAGGCATTTGAAATAGTTCAACTAAAGGTTACTAcagattaaaacagagagaaaggatAGAGcatcaatgaaaaaatattgtGTCCGTACTCCTCCAGACTCACTGATAGTGTTTACCAATATGATTGCTGTAAACCTGAAATGAATTATTTAATTTGACTATGGTAATAGTAAACTGCAAAATTACAAACAgtaattttaattttgcaacTAACATCTGGACTATTTTACAGGAATTCCTCCTGAGAGAAAAGATGACAAAGAAAACTGATGATagaaacatgaaactgaaatttaacCATATTTGGATATATACTAAAGCAGACAAAACCTGAGCAGACCACTACTTTCAACACAGATGGCAGGTGTCTCTGtctgttgctttttaaatgatatcCTACATTTCTCCATTACTGTCAGTATAGGTAATATGTtttcaaaagaacaaaaaaatgtttactttgACAGAGAAATATATACAGAAACCAGTCAAGTAAGGAAATGTGAGATCATACCCTTTTCtgtttaattatgattaataCTTCTACTAGTtgtatcattgtttttttaagcatttttttaaagtctgcatttaaaaatgatatgTCTTGGCAATCTTACATGACATTCAGGCCCAGGGATGATTTCAGCTTCAGTTTAGACACAATTTATCAAAAAAGTATCCAAATTGAGTAATCTATCATGTTAGACCTATTAAAGGTTTCCTCAAGTAAACTACAAACAAAAGTCTCAGTCCATGAAATTTCTATGCAGGTTAGAACCTCCTCTGGTCGGTTTATGTGGGCCCTAGGGAGGAATTTGCATCAACTGGCTCAGATAGAAACTGGAAAACGAGAGGAGCAGCAGTAGCAGAGTAAAGGGGTGGGACAGGAGCCTGTAGCAGCTGGTTTGAAGTCGGCATTCTATTTACTCATGCAAAAGGGGCCTTTAGCTTCTTGTCTTCACAGGCTGCTAATTTCAGGTAACAGTCTCAAACTAGTGTTTGTATCTCAGACTCTGGCATCTATCTTTTATTGAGAACTGCAGAGCCTGGTTGATTTAATACAGTAGTATGTAGTGCTCTAAAGGTTCGTTTACTTGTGGTGTCTGTACCTTCCCCTCATACAGAATGATAATTCCTATAGGAGGACACTATTGCATAAGCATGTCACCTGCAGCAATCTGCCATTAGCATGTTAGACAACCCAAAGTCTGTAAGCCTACACCACTCCCCGTTGCTTCTTGTCCCTTCTGTTTAACATGAAAGGAGGAGTTTTTTCCTTTCCCTTCCACTCTCTAACCTTAATCTTTTTAAGAGCCTTAGTATTTCATAATGGTCATGAAGCAGTTTAGGAAAAATGTGCTTTAAGACATGGCTCAGCGACATGGATAAAGTGTCCTAGATTTTAAACACAGTGACTTTAATAAACAAGGCAGTGCTGACTAGTCGTAGTTGCTACAGAGATAAAGTTAAAACTGTAAACTGCATGGTTAAGAGCTGGTGTCTTCTTGTGAGTAGCTCTCCAAGAATAACTGGCATCACACTTGTGTCAGacactttgaaaaatcttttgtgGAAGCCTAACTGCGGTTGTTGTTTTCCTGAAATGTATGATAAGCTTACGAGGAAAACCTCTTTAAGGTTCCTGCAATCTTTCAAGGGGTAATACTCTGTCATGTGAACTTCCTTGGGCCATGAAATAGTTTATTGGCTTCCTTTCAAGCAtgcattgtttattttcttctgaAAATAATGACTTAGGAGTATTTCTCTATTCAAACTTTTAGGTTAGAGTTGATGGGTAGAATCAAACTTGTAATTAAGCTCTtgtttctattttcttttatttgtttgttcgCATTCATATAAGATCTGCTTTATCAAATGAGTGAGAGATGGCAGGCAGGAGTGCTGTTGAGAAAATATGTGACAATGTAAAATTGTTTGATAATGTATTTCATTGCAGAGGTGAAAATATTAATGTTGTCTTTTCTTCTGTCTGTAGGAAAGCAGGTGCATATCCGTAAGCCAGCGCTATCAGCCCCTGAGGTTGTCCCGGAGCGCAAACGCTCCACACCCATCAACCCAGCCAACACGATTCGTAAGTGCCTTTCCAATAACCCTGTATCCCAGCGGCCTTTCCGGGACCGCATCATTCACCTGCTGGCGCTGAGGTCCTACAAGAAGCTTGAAGTGCTTGCCCGTTTGCAGCGGGATGGGATCAACCAAAAGGACAGGAACTCTCTGGGGACCACCCTGCAACAGGTACTGATAGGCCcctcatttttctgtcagtaTTAAGACTTCACCTTAAAAGGAAGCTGATATTGAAGAGACATTTTTAATACTGGAAAAAACTCAGTtgattattactttttaaactgGATCCAAAAGCCACTTTCTTTCTTCAACACAATACCCAGACACACAAATCTACCTGAGAAAGTCTTGACAAAGAATTAATAAATTTTGACATGAAACAAGCCCTCCAGTTTAACATTATTTGCATGTACAGATGCTAGACCAGCACAGGAAAAGTAAAGTTTCTATACAAACATACATTCTAATGCCGTCAGAGTTAAACttagtttaatttaaaactttgtgtttgtgtgtttacttAAAACAGGTGGCAAACTTAAACCCCAAAGACAACACATACTCGTTGAAGGAGTTTATATTTCGTGACGTCCAGAGAGACTGGCCTGGCTACTCTGAGGATGAGAAGACTCAAGTTGATCGGATCCTGGCTCGGTATAAAAATTGCCTATGTGGCTTTTTAGTTGTCTTTTAagtcaaaaacacattaaatcacTTGATAGTGTTAATCAACTATGAGCCTTTAGTTCTGTTATTAAGTGGTACACCATGGGATTTCACACAGTGTAGAGATGGTTGTTACATAAAACTACTTATTTTTTATcaagtatttttttgttgttgttcagaGTGTCTCTGCCAAGAAGAAAAATCAGTTAACAGCATCTCAGTGTAATTCCAGTTGTTTCACTGACTGTATTAAAAACTAAggctaaaaatgttaagttttaaagaatgtatcaatttttttttttctaacaagaTAAAGAGTGAGACAGTGTCATTACTAAtacaaacttaaaacaaaaagtaaggcaatttgtgtttggtacattatttctttgttgtaacaatgcttcttggtaataaatcttataccgctggaaagcctgtttattacctttttaaatggtgccacatttgtaaggatcatgcatttgtggaatgagcagcagagctgagtatgtgggttgcacccatgaaaaatgtgccaaatcttctctgccaatgccaaacagcttattttgctgttgctattgactcttgtttggtgtttggtggattggattattgaagtttgaagaaacaagacatattgacaatttaacaatttattcatttaacaaacaggagcctcagttgtgtgtggaagaaccatacacagacacaacagcctggcacctcctcctcatgctggtcaccagcctggtcacacattgctgcgggatggcatcccatttttcaaccagcatttgtcgcacgTCAACCAaagtggttgtgttggtcactctggcacgaacagcacacccaagctgatcccacaagtgttcaatggggttaaggtcaggactgctgacaggctattccatcctctccactcccaaattctggaggtagtctctgataaacctcGCTCTGTGGGGGaaagtgttgtcatcttggaggatagagttcttgctgacagcgtgaaaaaacagtattcttggggtgttgtcttcttgggacgcccactttagggcctgtctctgacattcctcgttatatggaacttggccttcaatttggagatggtactagggttcactccaaacagtgccacaacttggttttgcggaacatCAGTTTAAAGTTGCCCAActgacgggccctatccagatcagtcaaacgtggcatgccgattcttgaagcagacatctactgaccactgtagcagggcccatgctcacaggtgctgacagcacctgggggtaccagaagctcaaaacaagagtcaatagcaacagcaaaataagctgtttggcattggcagagaagatttggcacatttttcatgggtgcaacccacatactcagctctgctgctcatcccacaaatgcatgatccttacaaatgtggcatcatttaaaaggaaataaacaggctttccgacagtataagatttattaccaagaagcattgttacaacaaagaaataatgtatcaaacacaaatttccttactttctgttttaagtgtttttttatgttgcattaAAGTACATTTCTTCCAACTTAACTGGCTATTGGGAAAAGCGAAAAGATGGCAGGCCTATTGCTCACAAAAGAAAAGTTTACAGCAAGAACCTTTAATAGTATCATACATATTGACCACAGCATTATCTTCTGAAATATTTAGTCTGAATGGGGAAGTAGctttttttcaacatgtttatttaattttcctAATTTTCCACAATTAACCAAAAAGCAGATGTTTAGGCAATAAAGCCATAAACCAAGTataaacaatgacaaaacaaaacagagcaaACAGCTCAGATGGATACAGTTGAACAGAAAGCTTCAGGCAGTTATGCTTTTACATATGTAATAGGTAACAAACCAGGCTGAAGAAACTCCCTTTGAGATAATGAGAGAGAGATCAGGTCCAGTATAATTCAAATAAAGCTGCCAGACTTTGTAAAGCTGATCTTTCTTTGTATGCAAACTGCTTATGAGATATTCCAAGGGAACCAGTTCAGTTCATCCTTTAACAGAAGGGCTCATATTACTAATCCATTgttacaatattttttttttctggcagtAAAAGTGAGAATGTTAAACAACCTTTTATTAGCGCCAGTGCTTACATTCTGATTTGGAAGTCCCAAAATCAGAGACATGGGGTCCATTTCTgatttcatgaaatattttccCCATTTCAAAAAGTATTTCTGACCAATACTTATGCAGAATTATTGTTTAATTTAAGGAGCTTTTCCACAAACAGTTTATTATTATGTCatactttatttacatgttgTCATTATGCAGCTAGCTGTTAATAAGTCCCTGTGTAATATTTGGCATAGTGTCCATGTGGATTTCACCTAAGACTGACTTTGTTGTAAttattttagaggaaaaaaagttttaaaaaatcatattgCATATTGCCGTTcagcaaaaaaatatgaaaatgtagCTTATGGTTAATATCACAAAGTCTTAGCAATAAAACATAGCTTaactagagatgcactgattgtacaaaaaaggagaagaatGCTGAAGTCTATGTTTAAAATTACAATTTCGCCCATGCCAGATACCCATAACCTGACataccagatagactgtttcatatatccattgcatggatatgttttacatttatccTGATAAGCTTCCGtacaaagtgtttggaaagcgcaggacttttcaaaaaattcctggaaggtgattggacaaatgttcattttattacattcatgacgggcaaatcagagaaatacaacaaaatgaggtagcagaTGTGCAGCTTTAGTGCTAACCTCAGTTATACAGGCTACTGTTGCTGAAGTGAGTGGTGGAGCTCATTGGTGGCTAAACTTCATGCTAAAGCCTATTGTGAGATCTTTTCTGCATAAGAGGACACATAAATatatgtggcccagttctggtaaaactgctgctaaGGGCTACACTgctggcagccattgctatttgCTTACAGTACAGCTCAGCCCTTCCTGTAGCTATCCCCTTGTGGGTTATTAATCTCTGGTTGCTGTTTGTTTTAGGAACGCTGCCTTCTAAACTAAAAGATAAGGACTACgtcaaataaaaatatccaATAATGTTATTGAATATTACTGAGACGTGAATTTTCAAACTTTCATGAAGTTTAAACAtatgaaagacagaaaatgttaaCATGTTCCTTCTCTTGGCTCATGTCAAGCTTCAAGCTGCTGTCTGTTCAAAGGACCTTAACTCCCTTGAGTACTGcatgaattttgaatttgaggAGACAATGGAGAAAAAAGATTTAATAATTCAATTCTTCAACAGGCCCACTGTAATGGACtgttgagcaataaaacatgcgTGTGCTTTCCcctcaccctttttttttcttttatagcAAATTAGGTCTTTCTACTGAGACCCCCTCGTCAAGCAGTTCTCCCAAAGACAGTGTCCCCACATCCCCCCAGGTATCAAAACCAAAacatcattacatcattacattacattacacaCCCACCTAAGTGGACATAAGCAATTTTTTTGGTTAAACTGTTGTTGTTTCCTCCAGAAGCGTCCGCCAGACTTCGATTTCATTGACCCTTTGGCGCCCAAGAAAGCCCGCATCTCCCACCTCAGTAATCGAGGGTCAGCAGCATcgtcatcctcctcctcctcctcagagcgCCGGGAGGACGAGGGCAGCCCCAACTCTAAACGCTCGTCCCTCCCCTCCAACATCACCTCAGGCCCTCCCACCCATCTCCCCATTTCGTCCCACCCGCCTGCCCCCTCTCACCAGCAGCCCAGCCCAGCCTCCCACTCCAACTCACCCAGCACCCCGGAGGGCTGTGGCACCCAGGACCTGCCTATGGACCAGAGTTCCTCCTGCAGAGATCCCTCACCCAGCCCTTTCTCCTCTGACAGGACCCTGCAGGACCGCTATCGTCACCCTGTCCCAGTACctgcccccacccccacccccagcccccctcctcttccttcttGCACATCACTCACAGTTACCTCCACTGTCATCAGCAGCCCTCCCTCGTCCAGCAGCACCAACAagaagtttaagaaaaaatccAAGAAGCACAAAGAGAAGGAtcgagagagggagaaagggaaACGGATTGAAAGAGACAGAAGTCCTCCCAGTGAAGAGACTCGTAAATCAAAAAAGAGACGCAATGCTGAGGATGAGAGCAGAGAGGATATTGACAAGAATCCTCACAAAGATCAAGgtttgtttctgtctttaattATCACCGCCCTTAAAGCATTTGTTTCAACATCTAACGGACCAAATTCCTATGGCGTGGGAAGCTCACAAGTTTTTGCCTTGTTGCACCATTATATTTCACATAATTGTTGAGAATCtaacaactgtttttttttttttttggttgggtttttttttgtttgtttttttaaggttactatgtttcttttctcttttattgtTGCTTCTGAAAGCAACATCTTGcctttaaattgttttggaGTTGTTAAAGACCGAACCATGATTTAGACAGGACCACTGAGCGATCACAGGTTTAGATAAAGAAACCAAAAATGGCTATCCTTTAGCTACTAACTGATAGGATCAGGGTTCTGGTGTGTGGATTCTGCCTTAGAGACAGTGTTAAAGTTGTAAGGAACGACTTTGCTTTTTCTCCTGCAACAAGTACAGAATTCTGCTGAATAAAGGACCACCCAGACAGTTAATGCTTACATAGGCAGTTACTGGCTAACATGTTATTCTCCCAAACCAAAAAACTACTTTATGCCAGCCTTTCAGATCAATTTCTAGGTATTCTGCCCCCTAGTCACTGTAAATTGATCAAAGCAGCTAAAATGGTGTTCCTAGGTTAATTTTCTTTCCAGAAAACTTcaacacaatttaaattttatcaATGTAAAACAGTCCTCATgcacaaaattttaaaaatgttgaggCATTGTTCGATAGACAAAGAGAGAGGTTCTTCTTAAAGTC contains:
- the ell2 gene encoding RNA polymerase II elongation factor ELL2 isoform X1, producing MLQPQRDDGGGLVKMALSEDGRYGLNCGPESADRVTVLHVKLTETALRAIESHQNCMNVSSSRPTIQFKGLQGRIKIPKTDSSSNAFHNFDFYLSNVGKDNPQGSFECIHQYVSSSGASHLALLATVQDKVTVCATNDSYQVTRERMAQAVEDTRERGTKVIKPGGQYRGKQVHIRKPALSAPEVVPERKRSTPINPANTIRKCLSNNPVSQRPFRDRIIHLLALRSYKKLEVLARLQRDGINQKDRNSLGTTLQQVANLNPKDNTYSLKEFIFRDVQRDWPGYSEDEKTQVDRILARKLGLSTETPSSSSSPKDSVPTSPQKRPPDFDFIDPLAPKKARISHLSNRGSAASSSSSSSSERREDEGSPNSKRSSLPSNITSGPPTHLPISSHPPAPSHQQPSPASHSNSPSTPEGCGTQDLPMDQSSSCRDPSPSPFSSDRTLQDRYRHPVPVPAPTPTPSPPPLPSCTSLTVTSTVISSPPSSSSTNKKFKKKSKKHKEKDREREKGKRIERDRSPPSEETRKSKKRRNAEDESREDIDKNPHKDQDSSEKEKPVQSTEFSSKVEMPDYVVKYMPLVSMDQRQSYKDDFNAEYDEYRLLHARVENINRRFTQLDAQCRKLAPGTKEYQKVQEEVLKEYKKMKQHSPNYHDEKQRCEYLHNKLAHIKRLIADYDQRRAQAWC
- the ell2 gene encoding RNA polymerase II elongation factor ELL2 isoform X2 translates to MLQPQRDDGGGLVKMALSEDGRYGLNCGPESADRVTVLHVKLTETALRAIESHQNCMNVSSSRPTIQFKGLQGRIKIPKTDSSSNAFHNFDFYLSNVGKDNPQGSFECIHQYVSSSGASHLALLATVQDKVTVCATNDSYQVTRERMAQAVEDTRERGTKVIKPGGQYRGKQVHIRKPALSAPEVVPERKRSTPINPANTIRKCLSNNPVSQRPFRDRIIHLLALRSYKKLEVLARLQRDGINQKDRNSLGTTLQQVANLNPKDNTYSLKEFIFRDVQRDWPGYSEDEKTQVDRILARKLGLSTETPSSSSSPKDSVPTSPQRPPDFDFIDPLAPKKARISHLSNRGSAASSSSSSSSERREDEGSPNSKRSSLPSNITSGPPTHLPISSHPPAPSHQQPSPASHSNSPSTPEGCGTQDLPMDQSSSCRDPSPSPFSSDRTLQDRYRHPVPVPAPTPTPSPPPLPSCTSLTVTSTVISSPPSSSSTNKKFKKKSKKHKEKDREREKGKRIERDRSPPSEETRKSKKRRNAEDESREDIDKNPHKDQDSSEKEKPVQSTEFSSKVEMPDYVVKYMPLVSMDQRQSYKDDFNAEYDEYRLLHARVENINRRFTQLDAQCRKLAPGTKEYQKVQEEVLKEYKKMKQHSPNYHDEKQRCEYLHNKLAHIKRLIADYDQRRAQAWC